TGACTATAAACCCCAAGTCTTTATCATCAATCATCTGTACAAATTCAATAGTAGTATTAAACAAATGATTATAGTGGGATCACATTGGAGAAGAAGTTGAGACTCAAAGCATCAATAACCCAAAAAGTGACACAATCCGACAAGAGACGGATTCAAAGGACCACCACACACACAGATGGCGCCCAGAGAAAACCTTCTGTCGCAAAAAACACACAATCTCAGACTGAGCAGATCAGAAATCAAACACAGTTGGTGAAATCAGATCTCTCAAGGAAGAGCGGGTAGATATTAAAATTGAGAAGAAATTTTACCGTTTTATCAGGACGGAATCGGTGGAGACGGATCAGATCTTCGGGAACTTGAAGCGCAGAACTGAACAAGTCTCAATGATGTCCGAGGGTTGCTTTACTTACTTTTCGCGAGATAAGCCTGGCCCATTACTTAATTTTCACAATACTTTATGGATTAAATTGGTAAGTAAATTACTTTTCACGAGATAAACCGACCGGAGCTATTTTAGTTATGTGGCATTTGGTTTCAGAGCCTGAATTAAATAATTAAAATGGGCCAGGCTTACAAACTTAATCATCAATTGCGGAAGCTGCGCAGCGTTTTGTAGAAACGCATGGTTGCTCTACATATGCACACGCTACAGAACTGTTATTCAATTTCAATTTTCAAATGGTAAAAAATCTCAATTCTAGAACAGATGTGTCAGACTTTTGTTTTGGTGTTTAGGGATCTCTTCAATAGCTTGAAGCTGAAGGTTCAGGCTTTTTGTACAGACAAATCATAAAAGGCTTTTTGTACAGACAGAGCATAAACATGGTTAGTTTCTATAGATCTTTTAACGAAATAATGGCAGCTAAAAATCATAAAAATTACAAAAAGCACTGCTTAGGTTCACATTTTTCACATAATAATTTTAAAGGCAAAACATTCGACACCCAAAAGGCCAATAAGCCTATCTATCTCTAGTTCTCTACACAACACAATCACCTAACTGGTTCTGTTCCTAACTATACAAAAGCAGAGCTCCAAGAAAACAAAAATTTCTGGAGCTGCAGCCTCTGTTCATGATTTTGTTAATTTTACAGACAAGCAGATAAGAGAAAAAAAAAACCTTCAGTTTGTTAGGCCAAAAATGACATGGCTGCAGTTATCAGAGCTCAGTGTCTCTGTACGTTCGCCATTCCCGCAGAAAAAGGAGAAGGCAGATGAATCATTTGATCACATTCCAGTTGATCTCTGTTCAGCCAAAACAGCTTTCTTCAGATCTTAACCAAAACCAGTCTCAGCCAAAGTGATGTCAGATAAACTCACCAAACTATCTGCCACATATAGAAGCCATAATCTGATTTCACTTGCAATTCCCACTTGCTACCTTCACCGACGAGTCCAGTATCTATGAAATGTCTTTTACTTTCACTCAATTTTCTTCTTTTTAGCGGCGGGGTGGTGCTAAAGTAACTCTCTAAGATTTTTGTTTTAAACCGAGGAACTTACAGAAGCCATGTATAACTGGAGACCTGCGAGCGCCCTTAGTTTAAAGCTCGTTTGATAGCTGGAGTATACCACACATCTGCAGGTATGGATTCTCTAGCAGTTTCTCATTATTACTCTGCACAAAACAAGAATGCTATTATAAGTGATACAATACAAAAGAAAAAACTCATCGATATTTGAGGTTCTATGACTCCACACTCTTAAATTATTACGATAGCATTTACCTGCTGAGCCTTAAAGACAAGCTTCTGAAGCATGTTTTGGTATTTCTCTGGTTCCTCCGTCATCATCCTCTGAAATAACCGAAACTTTAACCAGTGAGCAAAGAAAAACGAGAACGAGTTGAAACCTTACTTTTCTTCCGATTTATGTATGTTTTTCAAAATCAAAATGATGAATTTGAGAACTTTTCTTGCCTTTAGGAGAAATGCTGAAGAGTAATAAGCCACCCTTGAGTCAGTATCATCCAGGAGTTCCCTATACAGATAAACATTAGTTTGTAAATGCTATGAAACATGCACAGATAAATCAACTTGGACTGGAAGTATGGAAGAGTCAACTGAATCACCTGAAGAACTCCTCTCCACCAACTTCTTGAAAAGCAACTGTATCTGCCGTGCATTTACCGATCAGAAGTAATAGCAGGGTGGCTCGAATATCAGAGGTTGCCCCTGGGATATTCCCTCTTCCTTTGCTTCCAACTGCGACACCAAGTGCAATGTTGTCAGTTGCTGCACCTGCTAGTTGAATCAAGGGCCAATAAAACAAAGCCGCTGGAACACGCGCAACCAGCTGCATAGGGACGATGGCTTATCCACGAAGAAGCATTGCTGCCATTGACGCTGTCTCGCACGTTGAAACAGAGACATTGTTGTACCGAGGCCTGGTGTCAGCATCATCCATACTCTCTTTATAGCTGTTACGATGGGATGTATCAAATTTGTTATTCCTCTCAGCAGAACTGGGGACTGCTTCCTCATCAGTAGACAAAACTTTCAAGCACAATTGCGAGAAAAGAATGTCACACATCTGCTTGAAAACAACAGAGAGAAGTGGTGTCAGCATTAAAACTTCATCAGGGTAAAAATTCCAAATAGATGTACTCTTTCATGCCAGTTACGGAATATATATTTAAGATAGATATCAGCAAGCTTTAGAGTGGCCTTTGATAGGAAATTTGACAAAGCAAAGGAAAAGAGCAAACAAAAGGATTCAAAGAATATGTACCTTTAAGATATTAAGCCGGTCAGTTTCATTTATTTGTGCCATCAAAGACAAAGCGCTGCTCATTATGTCTATAACAGCATTTGCTTTCTCTAGTCGTGTGTCTTTCTGATCCTGACTAGCACTTCCAACAGTTGATCGCTGTGTCTCATTCTCATCTAGTAAGAACTTGGAACGCATAAGAAGCCTCTCCAGTATGAACAGAAAACCCCATCTGATAACACTGTTCTTTGACTTCAAGAGTCCACACAGAAGATGTACGGAAATAGGTATATCAGAAGTAATTAGAGAGTCGGAGGCACCACAATTGGCAATCTTTTGCTGCAGGTCTTTTATGCTCAGCCATATACTTCCACCACTCTCTTCACTAACTTCCGCAATCAGAAGATCCCCCAACCCTCCGTCATCATCCTCTGAAATAACCGAAACTTTAACCAGTGAGCAAAGAAAAACGAGAACGAGTTGAAACCTTACTTTTCTTCCGATTTATGTATGTTTTTCAAAATCAAAATGATGAATTTGAGAACTTTTCTTGCCTTTAGGAGAAATGCTGAAGAGTAATAAGCCACCCTTGAGTCAGTATCATCCAGGAGTTCCCTATACAGATAAACATTAGTTTGTAAATGCTATGAAACATGCACAGATAAATCAACTTGGACTGGAAGTATGGAAGAGTCAACTGAATCACCTGAAGAACTCCTCTCCACCAACTTCTTGAAAAGCAACTGTATCTGCCGTGCATTTACCGATCAGAAGTAATAGCAGGGTGGCTCGAATATCAGAGGTTGCCCCTGGGATATTCCCTCTTCCTTTGCTTCCAACTGCGACACCAAGTGCAATGTTGTCAGTTGCTGCACCTGCTAGTTGAATCAAGGGCCAATAAAACAAAGCCGCTGGAACACGCGCAACCAGCTGCATAGGGACGATGGCTTATCCACGAAGAAGCATTGCTGCCATTGACGCTGTCTCGCACGTTGAAACAGAGACATTGTTGTACCGAGGCCTGATGTCAGCATCATCCATACTCTCTTTATAGCTGTTACGATGGGATGTATCAAATTTGTTATTCCTCTCAGCAGAACTGGGGACTGCTTCCTCATCAGTAGACAAAACTTTCAAGCACAATTGCGAGAAAAGAATGTCACACATCTGCTTGAAAACAACAGAGAGAAGTGGTGTCAGCATTAAAACTTCATCAGGGTAAAAATTCCAAATAGACGTACTCTTTCATGCCAGTTACGGAATATATATTTAAGATAGATATCAGCAAGCTTTAGAGTGGCCTTTGATAGGAAATTTGACAAAGAAAAGGAAAAGAGCAAACAAAAGGATTCAAAGAATATGTACCTTTAAGATATTAAGCCGGTCAGTTTCATTTATTTGTGCCATCAAAGACAAAGCGCTGCTCATTATGTCTATAACAGCATTTGCTTTCTCTAGTCGTGTGTCTTTCTGATCCTGACTAGCACTTCCAACAGTTGATCGCTGTGTCTCATTCTCATCTAGTAAGAACTTGGAACGCATAAGAAGCCTCTCCAGTATGAACAGAAAACCCCATCTGATAACACTGTTCTTTGACTTCAAGAGTCCACACAGAAGATGTACGGAAATAGGTATATCAGAAGTAATTAGAGAGTCGGAGGCACCACAATTGGCAATCTTTTGCTGCAGGTCTTTTATGCTCAGCCATATACTTCCACCACTCTCTTCACTAACTTCCGCAATCAGAAGATCCCCCAACCAGATATATCCATTTTGACGATTTGTGGCTCTTTCTGAATGAAGAAGAGAGTGCAAAGTAGCCCAAGCTAGATTCACTGACATGCTTATATCATTTCTTAACTCTTGAATGGTTTCCATGTACTTGGACGACTTGGTTATCTGTCTGAGATGCAGAAACTCTTTGTCCAAGTGAGTAAACGAAGCTACTATCGTGTCAAATTTTTCTGTTATATTTGCCAAAAGCTGCAAGTAGGAAGAAAAAAGGGAGTTAGAAAAAAAGAGCGGTGACTGGTAAACAATATAAACCACAACTCTTTGTCAGACCCTAAGAAAAATATTGCAACATACTCCAACAAGAACAAACTTACCTGGTTTAGACGTTCGCTATTGCTAAACCCAGACAATGAAGCAGCAATTGATCTTCGCAGGATTTTCCCTATGCCTTCAACACCAAGCTTAACAGAAATGTAGAAAGCTTCAGGTGCATCAGCAAGAGCAAGCCGAACAGCCAATGGTTGAATCTCATCATCAGTGTACTCAGAAAGACCAGCAGCTGCGCATGCCTCATTAATTTGATGCAGAACATAGTCAAATAAAACCGAGTAGAGATTTCTTCTTTCCTCTCTAGTGGTTGCCAAAGAGTACTGTATCAATAAGATGAGTCCCTTAATCTATCAGAAAATAATTGGGGCTCAAAGTATCTATTTGAATTGTTTCTGAGAAAGATCATCAGTTTAACAAGAATATATTCGCAGTACCTTATAGAGAATGAACTCCACGCCACCAATCAGATCGGCCTGTTCTATAAGAAAACTTGAGGCACTTGACGTTGCTTTGATAGAACCATCTAGCTCTGGAGATCGATAAAACATATTTGTCATGATACAAATAAGCTTGGAATGAACAACTTCTGACCAAGAATTCCTTTTGCTAGTTCCCAGAAGAGCTTTAATAACCTGGCTCACGCAAAGTAACTGGCTCGTCAGAAAGTACAGCTTAGCAAGAGAGCCAATTTAATGGTAGCATACCGCGGAAAAGAGAAATAATAAATGTCTAAGAAACAAATAAAATGAGAGATCCAAATGAGAGTATGAAGGCAATGACAGCAGAAGGAAAATATAATATTCAGCCGCATAGGCCTAACATACCCTTATGTCAAGACCACTTAGCTGCTTTCTCCTTATTTTCCCTCTATCACAGACAAAATATAACAAGCAGCTGAGAGCAGATGCCCAAACGGATTCTTCCTTTTCCTCAACCTACGAAAACAATTTTGAAGGTATAAAATCCAAAAAAATTCTGTTTTTTTGACGTCAAACAGAGAAGAAAGAAAGGCGTAAGATACCTGAACTAGGACAAGGAGTATTTCAAATAAGATTTTTAATATCCAAGACTCGAAGTTCTCAATAGCTGAAGAAGTGCTTGACATCTTAGGCAAGTCTCTCGTTCTTGTCCCTTGAAGCAGTAGCCTATTTTCATTGTCGATAAATGTTTCTTGGGCGTATTCTTCCTCAATGGTTGAAGCATTAACACTTATCTTTGGCTCCAACAATTGTGCATGAACTCCTAAATTAAGAATTAAATCAAATACACGAATCCTACAAGCTGTATTTGTGGAGCAAAGCATTTCCTGAAATAAATTTGCATGCATGGCTAGAACAGTTAGTAAGCAGTTTAAATATCACAATATTGTATCTGAGTCGAAGTCACACCTCGAGCATGGACAGAGTAAGAGGAGCAGCAATTCTAGCGTCCAAGACATACCTAAAAAGATAGGGTTTTCAAAACGGAGTACCATAAGCTTGCAATTATAAAAGGGAGGAAAGGATTACTAGAAATCTTAATGAGACAACACAACTAGGTTGACGGTAGCGTACATGTCAATAACAAGCTTTATCAGGACGCTCATAGCCACATCCATCGACGTCTTCCCAGTCTTGCTATTCAATTGGGGTGATACGGTCATTGGATTTGAAGGGGTGGATGATGCCTCTGACCAAACAGCAGCGATCACCTCACCTACCTCGGCAGGGTTTAGGCGCAATGGTTGTTGTTCACTACAAAATCGTGCAGGGGACGAGAGTCATTTGTTATGATAGAGGTAAGATGCTTCCATGTAGATATTTTCTTTTCATTCACAAGAGTTATTTACTCAGACGCGTGATCCACCATGCACATACACAATAGTGGAAGAGCCACTCTAAACCACCCATGAGTCACAGTGAAATAAGATATACTTATCGTAAAGAGTTTATTCAACTGCAGCTCTTTGTCAGTCGCTTACCGATTCAAACCTTAGAGAGGCTAGTATCAGGTATTATCGTAGAGAATCAAAAGGGAAACCTTATTACGTGACGTAACCTTATTACTATCAAGGAAGACTCCAACAAAAATTAAATAAGTGGCACAAGTGAATGAAGAAAAAAGACACAAATATCATACAGGCATTCCACTTTTACCTGTAATGACGATACTGAAAAAGTGGTCTGGCACGTGGACGAAATGTGCTCACTGTGGAATCATCCCTGCATTTCATGCAAATCTTTAATCTCAGAACACACTAACTTTCCAAACAGAGCTTATGCTTTAATAAGATTTTTTCCAGAACATCATTCTCGTTAGGTCCAATAATGCAAAAGTGCAATCCCTGATAACATATATATATTGTAAATAGCACCATTTCTGTGATTCTTTCGAAACTATCCGGAAATTCCGTTATGTCATAAGCTTTTTGTCATCAAATGGAGGTGTTTGATATCAATACCATGCTGGTTTCCAAAAAGTGACATTTCAGTAAGTTCCCTTAATTTATGAAAATAAAATAGAATCCGTATTATTTGCCTGTACTGCATTATCAGAATTAATAGATGGCATCTGCTCAAGAGGAAAGAATTATAATTTCTTGAAATCTAGGAGTACCGTTTCTAGGCGCCTATAAAGAGAGTCGTGTAAAAGCTTGCAAGGCATAAAATGCCAGTATAATCCTAAGTCCTCACTTTGCTTATTACTACAGAAAAAGACACAATAGAATACATACCAGATCTGCTGAGGGCCAGCCCTCGTGCGTTTGGTAGCTGTTATCGCTCTCAAGTGAGAGCGAGCTGAGACTGAATTTGTTATCATCGTGACTGAAGCTGGCTGCAGGAGCTGTTCTAAGTAAGGCATTTCTGTGGTACCAAAATATTTCCAGTGTTGGCCCTTCATTTTAGCTTCCATATCTCCTACGAGTAGGCCGGCAGCACCAACTTCCAAAAGATTACAATTGTTCATGTCTTGGAGATTCACAGGGCGTTCACTAACCATGCAAAGAGTATAAATTTAGTGAAGCCAAGTACTAAAGCCATCCAACGAGGAATTGCTTGTGATATTAAGTATTTCTCTACTAAGATACACGAATCTCTAGTCAAGAAATAAAGCAAAAGTGCGTTTGGACACTTGTAAGAACAGAATCATGTA
The DNA window shown above is from Brassica oleracea var. oleracea cultivar TO1000 chromosome C3, BOL, whole genome shotgun sequence and carries:
- the LOC106330216 gene encoding uncharacterized protein LOC106330216, with translation MQLVARVPAALFYWPLIQLAGAATDNIALGVAVGSKGRGNIPGATSDIRATLLLLLIGKCTADTVAFQEVGGEEFFRELLDDTDSRVAYYSSAFLLKRMMTEGWGIF
- the LOC106330217 gene encoding uncharacterized protein LOC106330217, with the protein product MSTTFSPGSSRLLQLGVAGSASCLRSSSSKKPPEPLRRAVADCLSSSPPPATSHHGSIPSMPPSEALRNLRDYLSAAPTTDLTYNVLLEHTIAERDRSPAVVTRCVALLKRYLLRYKPSEETLLQVDRFCVNLIAECDASLKQKLLPVLSAPLGASPLPVSSFASGALVKSLHYVRSLVALHIPRRSFQPAAFAGATLASRKLLPSLSSLLSKSFDSQLSPAAAESPQKKDAADLSVSNLSNIEEFNALEDIVYISSDLLNWRWVGELQLSSASSESERPVNLQDMNNCNLLEVGAAGLLVGDMEAKMKGQHWKYFGTTEMPYLEQLLQPASVTMITNSVSARSHLRAITATKRTRAGPQQIWDDSTVSTFRPRARPLFQYRHYSEQQPLRLNPAEVGEVIAAVWSEASSTPSNPMTVSPQLNSKTGKTSMDVAMSVLIKLVIDMYVLDARIAAPLTLSMLEEMLCSTNTACRIRVFDLILNLGVHAQLLEPKISVNASTIEEEYAQETFIDNENRLLLQGTRTRDLPKMSSTSSAIENFESWILKILFEILLVLVQVEEKEESVWASALSCLLYFVCDRGKIRRKQLSGLDIRVIKALLGTSKRNSWSEVVHSKLICIMTNMFYRSPELDGSIKATSSASSFLIEQADLIGGVEFILYKYSLATTREERRNLYSVLFDYVLHQINEACAAAGLSEYTDDEIQPLAVRLALADAPEAFYISVKLGVEGIGKILRRSIAASLSGFSNSERLNQLLANITEKFDTIVASFTHLDKEFLHLRQITKSSKYMETIQELRNDISMSVNLAWATLHSLLHSERATNRQNGYIWLGDLLIAEVSEESGGSIWLSIKDLQQKIANCGASDSLITSDIPISVHLLCGLLKSKNSVIRWGFLFILERLLMRSKFLLDENETQRSTVGSASQDQKDTRLEKANAVIDIMSSALSLMAQINETDRLNILKMCDILFSQLCLKVLSTDEEAVPSSAERNNKFDTSHRNSYKESMDDADIRPRYNNVSVSTCETASMAAMLLRG